In the genome of Chryseobacterium phocaeense, the window GAACCCAAAATTTAAACAAAGACAAGGCTAACATTAAATTATGGCGAGAATTGCAGGTATTGATTTACCAAAAAACAAAAGAGGTGTTATCGGTTTAACTTACATCTACGGAGTTGGAAGAAGTACTTCTTCCGAAATCCTTAAAGCTGCCGGTATCAGCGAAGACAAGAAAGTCAACGAATGGAATGACGATGAATTGGCTGCAATCAGAACATATATCTCTGAAAACGTAAAAGTAGAAGGAGAATTAAGATCTGAAGTGCAATTGAACATCAAGAGATTGATGGACATAGGATGCCAACGAGGAATACGTCACAGACTAGGACTACCTTTAAGAGGCCAGAGAACGAAAAACAACTCTAGAACCCGTAAAGGAAAGAGAAAAACTGTTGCTAACAAGAAAAAGGCAAGTAAATAATCGTTAGGAATTATGGCAAAACAAACTAAAGTAGTTAAAAAAAGAAAAGTAAAAGTTGAAGCTATTGGTGAAGCGCATATTCAGGCTTCTTTCAATAACATCATCATTTCTTTAACAAATAAAAACGGAGAAGTTATCTCTTGGGCATCTGCCGGTAAAATGGGTTTCAGAGGTTCTAAAAAGA includes:
- the rpsM gene encoding 30S ribosomal protein S13, which translates into the protein MARIAGIDLPKNKRGVIGLTYIYGVGRSTSSEILKAAGISEDKKVNEWNDDELAAIRTYISENVKVEGELRSEVQLNIKRLMDIGCQRGIRHRLGLPLRGQRTKNNSRTRKGKRKTVANKKKASK